From the Candidatus Poribacteria bacterium genome, the window TCTTTTCATAGACTGTAATTTGCTCTGGAAAAAATCCTTTCAATCAGTTTTCATGTGGAACAACATAAGGCAGCAGCGTCACGTTGAACTGATCCTCTACCTCAACCGAGAGTTTCACGACGTGCTTCCCTGTGGCACGCTTTCGTGCTGAGACATCGTTCAATTTCACTTCGATAATACCATCCGTTGCAAAAGCGTCAAGAATCTCAACCTCTGGTACAGTTTCAGCTAACCGTTGACGGTAGACTTCAACCGCGGTGGCTTGAAGTTCGGTTAGATTTTTTTTTGTGTTTTTAAGGGACATTAAATATCACCGTCCTCAATGAGTTTTTGCACGAGAGTAACAACTTGTCCAGATTCTCTAACGAGTTGTCGCGCTAACTTTGTTGTGATGATTGAATCGTCACCATAATCTGCAAAGGCACGATAAAAATAAAGGCCTTTGAAATGCTCTCGCTCTCGCCGTAGTCTTCTGCGTTTGAAACGTACCTGCTGAATGAGTATCGTGAATTGATTTTGCGTTACCTTGTGTCCCCAATTTCCAGTTTCCGAATTGGGTTGGTATCCTCGTTTAATCAATGCGCCTGTGACCGCTTGAAATGCAGCAAAATAGGCCCGACTCACCGCAGAAGCGAAATCGCCAGCTTCTAAACTATTCTGTCCCGCAGTTATCGAATCTTGTGCTTTGTTTAACCATTGCTGCCAAGTTAGTATCAGTTTCTTCGACTTTCCAGACGATAAAAGAGAAGAACCACCCCGCAGCCGATCAGAAACGCTAAAACCGTGACAACCAGATTCATGTTCGCGTGCGGAAGAATATGTGCAAGGTTAACGCGTTCCTCACCGACCATTGCATAACTGCGGAAGGGCCAAAGCCCGTATAATGAGGCAAGCATTAATCCAATTAAGAAGGACACCGTCAAATCGCGATGGCGTTCAAGGACATAATTCAGCAATCGGGTGAACGCCAACAGACCGACAACACCGCCCAAAGCGACAACCCCTATCACAATCCAGTCACGACTATCCACCGCCGCCAGTACGTCGAAATACACGCCCAACACAAGAAAGATGAAAGAGCCGCTGATGCCGGGAAGGATCATCGCAGAAACCGCAATCGCACTACACAGAAACAGATAAAGCAGCACCCCAACCGCGTGATTTGCGTCTGTTGAAACATCTTGTGATTCCCCTGTGGAACCCTCCACCTCTGTGATTGGGCTTCCGCTGAGTTGACTGTCTTGCAGTTTGTGTTTCCGTCGCTCACTCTCCAGTCTCTGTTCTCCGCTCATGCTCAGTGTTAGTCCCACCGTCAACCCCGCAGCGAGGAGAAGGGAAACAACCTCTTTGACGGTAAAACGTTTCAGCATTTTGAACGGAATGATAACAGAGGTCAGCACCAATCCAGAAAAGAAACCGTATGTCGGATCATGTTGCTCATTCAGCAGATAAATGATCAATCGGGCTGACGCGACAACAGCGAGCAGCGCACCGAAGGTAATGGCTATCAAAAATCCGAAATCAATACGATGCAGCTCCGCACGCGCTTCAGATATTGCCCCCTTTTTGAGCGGGAAAATTGCCAAGAGTTTTCTGGCAGTTGAAAATCCAATGCGGCGCAAGGCACGAATCAATCGTTCATAGATGCCAAGCATAACTGCCATCGTGCCGCCGCTCACACCGGGAATAACATTTGCCACCCCGATACAACACCCCTTGAGGACAAGCGATAAGTAGCCCAAGCCTCCTCCTCTTTTTCGGGTTAGAGTTGCATGTTCTCATCATCCAGCCAAGCCTTTAGTGGCGTGATGAGGGCGTGGTCTGTGAAGTCAAGCTGTACCGGCGTAATCGACACGCGCCGAT encodes:
- a CDS encoding HEPN domain-containing protein, with product MRGGSSLLSSGKSKKLILTWQQWLNKAQDSITAGQNSLEAGDFASAVSRAYFAAFQAVTGALIKRGYQPNSETGNWGHKVTQNQFTILIQQVRFKRRRLRREREHFKGLYFYRAFADYGDDSIITTKLARQLVRESGQVVTLVQKLIEDGDI
- a CDS encoding DUF368 domain-containing protein gives rise to the protein MGYLSLVLKGCCIGVANVIPGVSGGTMAVMLGIYERLIRALRRIGFSTARKLLAIFPLKKGAISEARAELHRIDFGFLIAITFGALLAVVASARLIIYLLNEQHDPTYGFFSGLVLTSVIIPFKMLKRFTVKEVVSLLLAAGLTVGLTLSMSGEQRLESERRKHKLQDSQLSGSPITEVEGSTGESQDVSTDANHAVGVLLYLFLCSAIAVSAMILPGISGSFIFLVLGVYFDVLAAVDSRDWIVIGVVALGGVVGLLAFTRLLNYVLERHRDLTVSFLIGLMLASLYGLWPFRSYAMVGEERVNLAHILPHANMNLVVTVLAFLIGCGVVLLFYRLESRRN